The Bifidobacterium asteroides genomic interval TTGAGGCCCAGAATCTGCATGATCTGTTTTCCATTCAAGTCTGGCCGGATGGCATCCAGATCCTCCTGCCGACGCAGTTGAGCCACCCTGTCCTCCAACTCGTCCATAGCGGAGGAGAAGACCTGGGCCTTGCGCTTGTTGCGGGTGGTCGCATCGGCCCGGGTCAGGCGGTTGAGCCGCTCATAAAGAGGACCGGTCTCCCGGGCGTAGCGGCGTACGGCCGCATCGGTCCACCGCTCGTCCACGTAGCCGTGGAAGCGCAGGTGCATGGAGATCAGGTCGCAGACGTCGGCGATCAGGTGGTGGTCGAAGCGCAGGGCCTTCAGGCGCTTGCGGGCCAGCCGGGCCCCGACTGCATCATGGTGATGGAAACTGACCTTGCCACCGGGCTCAAAGCGTCTGGTGGCGGGTTTGCCGATGTCGTGCAGCAGGGCAGCCAGGCGCAGGGTCAGATCCGGGGCGGGCACAGGTCCGTCAGGTCCGGTCTCCAGGGCGATGGCCCGGTCCACCACCATCAGGGTATGCTCGAAGACGTCCTTGTGCCGGTGATGCTCGTCTATCTCCAGCTGCAGGGCGGGGATCTCGGGCAGAACGATGTCAGCCAGGCCGGACTGCACCAGGGCCTCGATGCCCTGGACGGGGTGGTCGGCCAGCATGAGCTTGGTCAGCTCGTCGCGAATCCGCTCGGCCGAGACGATGCTGATTCGATCGGTCATGCGGGTGATGGCCTCTGCGGTCTCCGGTGCGATGGTGAATCCCAGCTGGGCCACGAACCGCACGGCCCGCATCATCCGCAGGGGGTCGTCGTCGAAGGACTGACGGGGGTCCACCGGGGTCCGCAGCACCTGCTTGGCCAGGTCGTTGGCCCCCCGGTAGGGATCCACAAAGACCAGGTCGGGCACCCG includes:
- a CDS encoding CCA tRNA nucleotidyltransferase codes for the protein MDFQVWPEAIELGRLFAEQGYELALVGGPVRDLLLHRHSHDLDFCTSARPEQFEPILRHWGSGFWDMGRKFGTLGALRRRPDGTEVKVEVTTYRRDTYDPNSRKPEVDYGDSLEGDLSRRDFTVNAMALRVPDLVFVDPYRGANDLAKQVLRTPVDPRQSFDDDPLRMMRAVRFVAQLGFTIAPETAEAITRMTDRISIVSAERIRDELTKLMLADHPVQGIEALVQSGLADIVLPEIPALQLEIDEHHRHKDVFEHTLMVVDRAIALETGPDGPVPAPDLTLRLAALLHDIGKPATRRFEPGGKVSFHHHDAVGARLARKRLKALRFDHHLIADVCDLISMHLRFHGYVDERWTDAAVRRYARETGPLYERLNRLTRADATTRNKRKAQVFSSAMDELEDRVAQLRRQEDLDAIRPDLNGKQIMQILGLKPGPQVGRAYQHMLDYRLDQGPVDQQTAEQELRDWWQSQG